CGTGTTGGCCCGCCACCGCTCGCACGAATATCCAGTCCGAACAATTCCATTGCATCCGCTGCACGGGCTCGGCGACCGGTATCGTCACCTGCGCTTTGACGCCATGCTCGCTCAGTACCTGCCGTAACACGCTCGCATCCGTGCCCTGCTTCAGAATCCGGCTGTCCTGCCGTGCCTTCAACCCCTGCAACCGGTGCTTGAGCCGCACCTTCAGGCGCCGGCCCGTGCTACCAACCTGGACCTGCACCGTCGCCACCACGCCGGCAAACAGCAGCAGCTTGCCCACCTTCATGCTTAAGCTCTGACCAATTGCACCCTGTTCAAGCAGACGCGTGAGCACCGAGTAGTCATCGTGCGGCGCTTGCGGCATCGTTAACAGCACCGTTGCCGTCGGAATTTCGTTGACCGCGCGACGCACTTCAATGCGCTCTACCCATACGTGCTTCGGATCTAGCGGTTGACCATTTAAGCGAATCTCGAATTCGGCCGGCGCTTCGCCCGCCACTTCTCTGTTGGGCGCGTGCGCGCGGTCCGCGGTACCCCGCAGCACCGAGCCGGCTTCCAATAGCGCCGCGCTCGACTGCGCGGCCTGACTGATCGTGTCCGCCCATGGGCTCACTACGTGGGTCACTGCGGCTTGCGCGTCCGCAGCCACGTCCGCGACCGCTGCGCTCGCTTGATCCACCACACGATCCACGGCCGACACCGCCTGATCGGCCACCTCGCTCACGCTCGCTTCGGCCTGGTGTACCGCCTGTTTGATGCGCGCCTTAAATGATCCGAATCCCATCGTTGTGCTCCCGCAACGGTTTTATCCCGCCCCGCCCGCGCAGTCTGCTTCCACCGCTCGTTGCCACCCGACTCACTTAATCGCGAGCCATCGGCCTGGCTTCAATTCACTCAGATTGGATAGCCCGTTGGTCCGTGCCACTGCTAAATAATCGGCCTTGCCCGCCGCGCCGCCTGACTGCTCGAGCAGATTGGGCAGCGGCGTCTTAGCGTCCGCGCTCACCAGCTGACGTGACACCGGCTGCCCCGCCCGCAGCTTGGCCATGTCGTCGCTGGTCTCGCCTTTGAACGTCAAGGTCGCGCTCGCCCGCAGCGGCGCTGCGTTGCGATCGAACAGCGTGTAGCTCACCGATAGCTGCTGCAGCCGTCCAGCAAAAAAACCATGCCCATGCCAGCTCATCTTGCCCCATGTCACATGCAGAAACGGCGCTTCGCCTTTCGGCCCGACGGTAAAGCACAGTGCGCGCAACTGGCTCAACTGCGCATCCACTGGCTTGCCGCCACTGGGGCCGCGCGCATCCAAAATCAGCTCCAAGCTCAATGTCGGCGGCTCGACCTGCCGATACCAACTCACGTCATGATGCTGATTGATCCCGCTCGACGTCTGGTACGACGCCGCATAGTCCAAGCTAATCGTCTGCGGGTTGTACATCGCCGTGAGCGTGCCGATTTTCTTTTGCCCATTGGCCCCCTGATATGCCTCTAGCGTCAACTTCGTCAGGCCTCGCTCGAGCAGCCCCCATCACAGTTGCTCCCGTTGTTCGTTCAGCAGCTCCAGCGCCCGACGCGCCACTTGCTCCACCCACTCCTGCTCGCTAAGCATCGGCAGCGTCGTCGTCGGGTGGCATGGCGCGGGCGATTCACTGACCACCCGTGCTTCAATCACCAACTCCCGAATCTCAATGGTCATCCCCGTACTCCCGCCCAATGCATTTGCCGGTACGCCAACTCCAGCGTATCAATCAGCACTTCATTTTTTGACGCATCCAATTCTCCAGTCGTCCACGACACCGGCAGAGCATCGGTGAGCGTCCAGCTGCACACCGGCCGGTAATCGCCGTTGAGCAACAAAATCACCACGCTCACGTACGTGCTCGCCGCGTTACTCAATACATGATTGAACAGCATTGTCATCGGCGTGACCGACATCACGCCGCGCTGCAGCACCAATGTGCCGTGCTGTACCTGATCGGGCAGCTGCACCGTGCCCAGGTTGTCCCCACCTTCGCGCAAACCCGTCACCGCCAGCGTACGTCCCAATCCCGAAATCTGCGCAAAATGCATATCCAACGGACTGGGCACCCGTTTGATAAAAAACGTCGCCTTGAACCGGTGCGCCAGGCTGGGCGCAGTCATGCGTGCCGCGATCGTCTTCATGCCAAGGGCCCTCCCACTGTCTCGGTCCCCGCCGCCGTCGTGTCGCCCAACTTCAGCACCAACTTGATTTCAATGCGCTCGGCCGCATGCAGCACCGCCACGGCCACTCTTATCATCAAGCGGCCTGCGTTGATGTCCGCCTGCGTCAGGGTCTCATTCAGGCCTACTTGTACCGAATACGCTGATGTCTCATTTGCACCCGCCAAGCCTCCATCCAGCCATACCTGCCGTAGCCAAGCGCTGCATAGCCCGCGCAATTGAAACCAGGTCACCTCGTGGTTCGGCTCGAACACCGCAAACCGACACCTCTCACGCAAGTTGGCTTCAATCCACGTCACCAGTCGTCTGACCTGTACATACCGAAAGGGCGAATTGACTTCACCAGCCAGCGTGCGGCAGCCCCACACGCGTGTGCCCCGCCCCGAAAACTACGAATTAGGTTGATCGACGC
This sequence is a window from Mycetohabitans rhizoxinica HKI 454. Protein-coding genes within it:
- a CDS encoding tail sheath protein gp18, whose translation is MTWIEANLRERCRFAVFEPNHEVTWFQLRGLCSAWLRQVWLDGGLAGANETSAYSVQVGLNETLTQADINAGRLMIRVAVAVLHAAERIEIKLVLKLGDTTAAGTETVGGPLA
- a CDS encoding DUF5908 family protein, encoding MTIEIRELVIEARVVSESPAPCHPTTTLPMLSEQEWVEQVARRALELLNEQREQL
- a CDS encoding phage tail protein yields the protein MKTIAARMTAPSLAHRFKATFFIKRVPSPLDMHFAQISGLGRTLAVTGLREGGDNLGTVQLPDQVQHGTLVLQRGVMSVTPMTMLFNHVLSNAASTYVSVVILLLNGDYRPVCSWTLTDALPVSWTTGELDASKNEVLIDTLELAYRQMHWAGVRG